A region of Anolis sagrei isolate rAnoSag1 chromosome 2, rAnoSag1.mat, whole genome shotgun sequence DNA encodes the following proteins:
- the NCKAP5L gene encoding nck-associated protein 5-like isoform X4, whose protein sequence is MNLGISTQYMELDISSTGCPQVMNKISSVKTTKEGVEIWPAIVITARSLQQEMMSETKLQGETKPEGGGGEPMTTQELLQRLRELEAENSALAQANENQRETYERCLDEVANHVVQALLNQKDLREECIKLKKRVFDLERQNQALSDLFHQKLTSGPLSQLPAHQASLLSVPSSGSQPDTVDKLPPSFPMGRCILQREVISEEPCIGTPVPNTPQALEALSPFLRKKAQILEVLRSLEEMDPLLAFPSPWRDPGQLSSPEGVTAEAWPCLLLAQGEAVPRQPPLKGEGSSSSSSDEAAESDPVERGHPGQVLLSALAEHKLDLGEVETYLQQVLREAGDSALLNGEPNGPCLVGAPKGQVSSYKHIQAVSCLEALGPASVCMEPAYLDVLSPSEGKDKSQQGPPIPSPSKVLKLLKMPPPPSPAALRLSPQLTRSSKIPCRSNTYEVYHSPTPSRKGSPDSPFPTESSIVGGQPSPKSSRHLVPVPSKVTPTSPDPFGYHKPHEYENILELSLSSVIGAHSHPMRDSKQDVPEVLPPACRAAPPQVMPPCEASLEPCPFVSGREKPGSEGRHSPPVARRNPDNSKKAASGPSKRTTPEAANMPFKERLTVLGRLKGAEGKEVASFEKGKAPARPCERPEGLADTHPRLGSGSNSLKYHEPCHGGEPTPRCYSSHSVGSRGSDPEHHASKNRLLGTPVSRNPAKPPPPGKNGKSPHGSPTKLPSKSPTKPPVQEPKPCPQPAKPPTSIGRKNQTCPDPAKGKAGLPASIEEKVMKGIEENVLRRHKGGPAAGETKQKNSSGIASWFGLRKSKLPALSRRPEAPKVKEGKLASRRLEAESLNISKLMEKAEDLRKALEEEKAYINGLALDKPRPHACDTGHSQLTLMYQEVTAENFMQQLLNRVDGKEAPFETHLEQKNELQGLQRGLRDAKDPRLIRTPRNGIVGHLHACPEVPDKLRNATLQEEIPSDDSLVESVTSQHFPVCGSLTRTLDSGIGTFPPPDYCSGMPCKSMPKLRPRVDPSPAGPFPIRGPPPITRVPRKARTLEREVPNAEDLLGPSKHQSMPAFHGILTSAEPPLGHRDRRDCPEGLSWQHR, encoded by the exons GAAATGATGTCTGAAACCAAGCTGCAGGGTGAGACGAAGCCAGAAGGAGGAGGTGGTGAGCCAATGACAACTCAGGAACTTCTTCAGAGACTCCGTGAGCTGGAG GCAGAGAACTCAGCTTTAGCCCAAGCCAATGAGAACCAGCGAGAGACCTATGAACGCTGCCTGGATGAG GTAGCCAATCATGTGGTGCAAGCGCTTTTGAATCAAAAG GACCTTCGTGAAGAATGCATCAAGCTGAAAAAGCGGGTCTTTGACCTCGAGAGGCAGAACCAGGCCCTCAGTGACCTCTTCCACCAGAAGCTGACCTCTGGCCCTCTCTCCCAG CTCCCAGCCCATCAGGCTTCTTTACTCTCAGTTCCATCATCTGGCTCCCAACCAGACACAGTAGACAAGCTCCCGCCTTCATTCCCAATGGGACGCTGCATCTTGCAGAGAGAG GTTATCTCTGAGGAACCCTGCATTGGAACTCCTGTTCCCAACACCCCCCAGGCCCTGGAAGCTCTGTCCCCCTTCCTGCGCAAGAAGGCCCAAATCCTGGAGGTGCTTCGTTCTCTGGAAGAGATGGACCCTCTGCTTGCTTTCCCTTCCCCTTGGAGAGACCCTGGGCAGCTGAGTTCCCCAGAGGGTGTGACTGCTGAAGCCTGGCCATGCCTGCTGCTGGCTCAGGGAGAAGCAGTGCCAAGGCAGCCTCCCTTGAAAGGAGAAGgtagctcttcctcctcctccgatgaAGCTGCTGAATCAGACCCCGTTGAGAGAGGGCACCCTGGGCAGGTGCTGCTGAGTGCTCTGGCTGAGCACAAGTTGGACCTGGGTGAGGTGGAGACTTATCTGCAGCAAGTCCTGAGGGAGGCAGGCGACAGTGCCCTACTCAACGGGGAACCCAATGGACCTTGCCTGGTGGGGGCTCCCAAGGGCCAGGTCAGCAGCTACAAGCACATCCAGGCTGTCAGTTGCCTGGAGGCTTTGGGGCCTGCCTCTGTCTGCATGGAGCCAGCCTACCTCGATGTCTTATCACCAAGTGAGGGCAAGGACAAGTCTCAGCAAGGCCCACCTATCCCCTCTCCATCCAAGGTCCTCAAGTTGCTGAAAATGCCACCACCGCCCAGCCCAGCTGCCCTCCGGCTCAGCCCCCAGCTTACCCGCAGTTCCAAAATTCCCTGCCGTAGCAACACCTACGAGGTGTACCACTCTCCAACACCCAGCCGCAAGGGGTCCCCGGACAGCCCCTTCCCCACCGAGTCCAGTATTGTTGGAGGGCAGCCCTCTCCCAAGTCTTCTCGGCACCTTGTTCCTGTTCCTTCCAAAGTCACACCCACTTCCCCGGATCCCTTTGGCTACCACAAACCACACGAATATGAGAACATCTTGGAGCTTTCCCTCAGCAGTGTCATAGGCGCTCATTCCCACCCAATGCGGGATAGCAAGCAAGATGTGCCAGAAGTACTTCCACCTGCCTGTCGCGCAGCTCCTCCTCAGGTCATGCCACCCTGTGAGGCCTCTCTGGAACCTTGTCCCTTCGTCAGTGGGCGAGAGAAGCCAGGCTCTGAGGGCAGGCACTCTCCGCCTGTTGCTCGTCGGAACCCTGACAACTCTAAGAAGGCTGCAAGTGGCCCAAGCAAGCGAACCACACCTGAGGCAGCCAACATGCCTTTCAAAGAACGGCTCACTGTGCTTGGGAGGTTGAAGGGAGCTGAAGGAAAGGAGGTAGCAAGCTTTGAGAAGGGGAAGGCCCCAGCCCGACCCTGTGAACGTCCCGAAGGTCTTGCTGACACCCACCCCCGGCTGGGCAGTGGGAGCAACAGCCTCAAGTATCACGAGCCTTGCCACGGTGGCGAACCAACCCCCCGGTGCTACTCTTCTCATTCTGTCGGCTCCCGTGGGAGTGACCCCGAGCACCATGCCTCCAAGAACCGTCTGTTGGGAACGCCAGTATCAAGGAATCCAGCCAAGCCCCCACCAcctgggaaaaatggaaagagTCCTCATGGGAGTCCAACAAAGTTACCCTCCAAATCACCCACGAAACCCCCTGTGCAAGAGCCCAAGCCATGTCCGCAACCAGCCAAACCACCCACCAGCATTGGACGTAAGAACCAGACTTGTCCTGATCCAGCTAAGGGCAAAGCTGGGCTCCCAGCCAGCATTGAAGAGAAAGTCATGAAAGGCATTGAGGAGAATGTTCTGCGGAGGCACAAAGGAGGCCCAGCAGCAGGTGAGACCAAGCAAAAGAACTCGAGTGGCATAGCCAGCTGGTTTGGCCTGCGCAAAAGCAAACTGCCTGCCCTTAGCCGAAGGCCTGAGGCCCCCAAAGTCAAGGAGGGCAAGTTGGCTTCTCGCCGGTTGGAGGCCGAGAGCCTCAACATTTCCAAACTTATGGAGAAAGCAGAAGACCTGCGCAAAGCCCTGGAGGAGGAAAAGGCCTACATCAATGGGCTGGCTCTGGACAAGCCTCGGCCCCATGCCTGTGACACCGGCCACAGCCAGCTCACCCTCATGTACCAGGAGGTAACAGCAGAGAACTTCATGCAGCAGCTGCTCAATAG GGTGGATGGGAAGGAGGCCCCATTTGAGACTCACCTGGAGCAGAAGAATGAGCTGCAGGGCCTACAGAGAGGCCTGCGTGATGCCAAAGATCCCCGCCTCATCCGGACTCCACGTAACGGCATTGTGGGGCACCTTCATGCTTGCCCAGAGGTCCCTGATAAG CTTCGCAATGCAACTTTGCAAGAGGAGATCCCGTCTGATGACAGCCTGGTCGAATCAGTGACCTCCCAGCATTTTCCAG TGTGTGGCTCTCTGACACGAACGCTGGACAGTGGCATTGGCACCTTTCCGCCGCCTGACTATTGCAGTGGAATGCCGTGTAAGAGTATGCCGAAGCTGAGGCCTCGAGTTGACCCTTCACCAGCCGGCCCCTTTCCCATCAGGGGCCCCCCACCCATCACCAGGGTGCCCCGCAAAGCACGGACATTGGAGAGGGAGGTGCCCAATGCAGAGGACCTTCTGGGGCCTAGCAAGCACCAAAGCATGCCAGCATTTCATGGGATCTTAACCAGTGCCGAGCCACCCTTGGGGCATCGTGACCGCAGGGACTGCCCAGAAG GGCTCAGCTGGCAGCATCGTTGA